The proteins below come from a single Pradoshia eiseniae genomic window:
- a CDS encoding L-lactate dehydrogenase, which produces MSKKDVNRVVLVGTGFVGSSYAFAMLNQGVAEEFIMIDLNRDKAEGDVMDLNHGTPFAPHRTKYRLGDYSDCKDADVVVLTAGANQKPGETRLDLVEKNMKIFHGIVKEIMASGFDGIFLVAANPVDILTYATWKFSGLPKHRVIGSGTILDTGRVRFMLSDYFEVDPRNVHAYIIGEHGDTELPVWSHANVGGKNIMELIESTPGKSMEDLDGIFTNVRDAAYEIINRKGATFYGIAMGLVRITKAILDDENSILTVSTYLDGEYKEKDVYVGVPSVVNRGGVSEILELKLSDDEQAKFSHSVKVLKETMDPVLAKILAEN; this is translated from the coding sequence ATGAGTAAAAAAGATGTTAATCGTGTAGTCCTAGTAGGAACCGGATTTGTAGGAAGCAGCTATGCGTTTGCTATGCTCAATCAAGGTGTGGCTGAAGAGTTTATTATGATTGACTTGAATAGAGATAAAGCAGAAGGAGATGTAATGGACCTTAACCACGGTACTCCATTCGCACCTCACAGAACGAAATATAGACTTGGTGATTATTCTGATTGCAAGGATGCTGATGTGGTAGTCCTTACAGCGGGCGCGAATCAAAAACCTGGCGAAACAAGACTTGATCTTGTTGAGAAAAACATGAAAATCTTCCATGGCATCGTAAAAGAAATCATGGCGAGCGGCTTTGATGGAATCTTTTTAGTAGCTGCGAACCCTGTAGATATTTTAACTTATGCTACTTGGAAATTCTCCGGTCTTCCAAAGCACCGTGTCATCGGTTCCGGTACAATTCTTGATACTGGCCGTGTACGCTTCATGCTTAGTGATTACTTTGAAGTGGACCCTCGTAATGTCCATGCCTATATCATCGGTGAGCATGGGGATACGGAACTACCTGTTTGGAGCCATGCAAACGTAGGCGGCAAGAATATTATGGAATTGATCGAGAGCACTCCAGGAAAATCCATGGAGGACCTTGATGGAATCTTCACAAATGTGCGTGATGCAGCTTACGAAATCATCAATCGTAAAGGAGCTACCTTCTACGGAATTGCGATGGGCCTTGTACGTATCACAAAGGCAATCTTGGACGACGAGAACAGTATTCTAACGGTATCTACATACCTTGATGGAGAATACAAGGAGAAGGATGTCTATGTTGGTGTGCCATCCGTCGTTAACCGTGGCGGTGTTTCTGAGATTCTTGAGCTGAAATTATCTGATGATGAGCAAGCCAAGTTCTCTCATTCCGTCAAGGTACTGAAAGAGACGATGGATCCTGTCCTTGCCAAAATCTTAGCTGAGAATTAA
- a CDS encoding rhomboid family intramembrane serine protease produces the protein MSFKEEYIFWSFINQLIKQYGYRFVSASEDQTEIWLASDVLKDTDIIRLKLGDLGWANNLKKDQHMAIRNGEKVRRFLGKKAATVKTIYISAYAPVDDYSEATKRYEEPEFRRVQAESLVFQTSALQESMDNLDRFLPYALEGLNKDSELIKEEEIQHLKQSSLSASYQKVKRDEAVFQQGKPILTYMLMAFQVIIFFILEMNGGSTNTQTLIEFGAKYNPLILTGDWWRFFTPIFLHIGFTHLALNTLSLYFVGIIVERIYGSARFFVIYFFSGFAGTLLSFLLVPNISAGASGAIFGLLGALLYFGVTYPNLFFRTMGWNVIVILLINLVITFSAAAIDSAGHIGGLVGGFLAAAIVGLPKVRKLAWQLVSMVVTIAVTAGLLFYGYSAEANGSYETDMGLAQEYISQEKYDKAYEAVEEYLDGDNYPEAYFFAGYLEFREGNLDQAEKHFLAAIDQRTEFPEAYYDLGLIYWQRNELDLAADYLKKAIEQDPDNENFKKVLEEINQSRPS, from the coding sequence TTGAGTTTTAAAGAGGAGTATATATTTTGGTCCTTTATAAATCAGCTCATTAAGCAATACGGTTATCGATTTGTATCTGCATCCGAGGACCAGACGGAAATATGGCTTGCTTCCGATGTGTTAAAGGATACCGATATCATTCGTTTAAAGCTCGGGGATTTGGGTTGGGCAAATAATTTAAAGAAGGATCAGCATATGGCTATTCGCAATGGGGAAAAGGTACGCAGGTTCCTTGGGAAGAAGGCAGCTACGGTCAAGACGATCTATATCAGCGCGTATGCTCCTGTGGATGATTATTCAGAGGCAACGAAACGTTATGAGGAGCCGGAATTTCGTCGTGTCCAGGCAGAATCACTTGTGTTCCAAACATCCGCTTTGCAGGAATCCATGGACAATCTTGACCGGTTCCTTCCTTATGCTTTGGAAGGGTTAAATAAGGATAGCGAGCTGATTAAGGAAGAAGAGATTCAACACTTGAAACAAAGCTCTTTATCCGCCTCCTACCAAAAAGTCAAAAGGGATGAAGCCGTTTTCCAGCAGGGAAAACCCATTCTCACCTATATGCTGATGGCGTTTCAGGTGATTATTTTCTTTATATTAGAAATGAATGGCGGAAGCACCAATACTCAAACCTTAATTGAATTCGGTGCGAAGTACAATCCGCTCATCCTTACAGGGGATTGGTGGCGTTTCTTTACGCCGATTTTTTTGCATATCGGATTCACCCATCTGGCCCTCAATACATTGAGCCTATATTTCGTAGGAATTATCGTTGAGCGCATATATGGCAGCGCCCGTTTCTTTGTTATTTATTTCTTTTCAGGCTTTGCCGGTACGCTCTTGAGTTTTCTGCTTGTTCCTAATATTTCCGCAGGTGCGAGCGGTGCTATTTTCGGACTGCTTGGTGCCCTTTTATACTTCGGGGTTACCTATCCGAATCTATTTTTCCGGACGATGGGCTGGAATGTCATTGTCATCCTCCTCATTAACCTGGTAATCACTTTTTCTGCTGCGGCAATTGATAGTGCCGGTCATATTGGCGGTTTGGTCGGCGGTTTCCTGGCTGCGGCCATTGTCGGACTGCCGAAGGTAAGAAAGCTTGCGTGGCAGCTTGTCTCTATGGTGGTGACTATTGCAGTGACGGCGGGGCTGTTGTTCTATGGATATTCTGCAGAAGCAAACGGCTCTTATGAAACGGATATGGGATTGGCACAGGAGTACATAAGTCAGGAAAAGTATGATAAAGCTTATGAGGCAGTTGAGGAATACCTGGATGGGGATAATTATCCGGAGGCTTACTTTTTTGCAGGTTATCTTGAATTCCGGGAGGGAAATCTCGACCAAGCGGAAAAACATTTTCTTGCGGCTATTGACCAACGCACGGAATTTCCGGAAGCCTATTATGATCTCGGCCTCATCTATTGGCAAAGAAATGAATTGGATCTTGCCGCTGATTATTTGAAGAAGGCGATTGAGCAAGATCCGGATAATGAAAATTTCAAGAAGGTACTTGAGGAAATAAACCAAAGTCGGCCATCATGA
- a CDS encoding YqgQ family protein, which yields MKSVYDIQQYLKRFGSYIYLGDRLADLEMLEFEVRELYRSQLIEPKEYQTAILILKREIALERDKQKKG from the coding sequence ATGAAATCCGTTTATGATATCCAGCAATATTTAAAGAGATTTGGGAGCTATATATACTTGGGTGACCGATTGGCTGATCTGGAGATGCTGGAGTTTGAGGTGCGGGAGCTGTATCGCTCACAGCTTATCGAACCAAAAGAGTATCAAACAGCCATTCTGATTTTAAAACGTGAGATTGCACTTGAGAGAGATAAACAAAAGAAAGGGTGA
- a CDS encoding ROK family glucokinase has protein sequence MEKQEWLLGIDLGGTTVKLAFVNKGGAIVHKWEIPTNLVDNGIHIVSEIASSVKETIGKWPGATLIAAGMGAPGPVDFETGNIYVAVNIGWRDYPLKSRLEGELGIPVVVDNDANVASYGEFWKGSGEGTNDLVCITLGTGVGGGIIANQELVHGVSGAGGELGHITVIPEGGAPCNCGKTGCIETIASATGIVRLSLEEINKKPESMLANRHRDQGMITAKDLFDCVKEQDEAGVAVLDKVAKYLGLTAAHVGNSINPDKIVFGGGVSRAGEALLEPVRGYFRQYAFGRVAESTSLECATLGNDAGVIGAAGLAYKQYGN, from the coding sequence ATGGAGAAACAGGAGTGGCTTTTAGGGATTGATTTAGGTGGTACGACCGTTAAATTAGCTTTTGTAAATAAAGGGGGAGCAATCGTACATAAATGGGAGATTCCTACGAATCTCGTTGATAATGGCATACATATAGTTTCTGAGATTGCTAGCTCCGTTAAGGAAACAATCGGAAAATGGCCGGGAGCAACCCTTATAGCAGCTGGCATGGGCGCACCAGGCCCAGTAGATTTTGAAACGGGCAATATCTATGTTGCCGTAAATATCGGCTGGAGGGATTACCCGCTCAAGTCCAGGCTGGAGGGAGAGCTTGGCATTCCAGTAGTCGTTGATAATGATGCCAATGTGGCATCATACGGAGAATTCTGGAAAGGCTCCGGGGAAGGGACAAACGACCTCGTTTGCATAACGCTTGGAACAGGTGTCGGCGGAGGGATTATTGCCAATCAGGAGCTTGTACATGGGGTTAGCGGCGCTGGCGGAGAGCTTGGTCATATAACGGTTATTCCAGAGGGAGGCGCTCCATGTAATTGCGGAAAGACCGGCTGTATTGAGACAATTGCATCGGCAACAGGTATTGTTAGGCTCTCTTTGGAGGAAATTAATAAGAAGCCAGAATCTATGCTTGCCAACCGTCATCGCGACCAAGGCATGATAACGGCAAAAGACTTGTTCGATTGTGTGAAGGAACAGGATGAAGCGGGAGTGGCCGTCCTTGACAAGGTAGCGAAATATTTGGGACTGACGGCAGCTCATGTTGGCAATAGCATCAACCCGGATAAGATTGTGTTTGGAGGGGGCGTATCGAGGGCAGGTGAAGCGCTTCTCGAACCAGTCAGAGGCTATTTCCGCCAATACGCTTTTGGTCGTGTAGCTGAGTCCACTTCTCTTGAATGCGCCACTTTAGGGAATGATGCAGGAGTGATAGGAGCTGCTGGTTTAGCTTATAAGCAATACGGTAATTAA
- a CDS encoding LTA synthase family protein — translation MMRMDRLFKPRKISLIMLAILLLWLKTYIVYKTSFDMKIENWRQEFILFINPLSFLMLIFGIALFLNRRRNQYILLTSFLLSFILFANIVFFRFFNDFLTLPVLFQTSNMSDLGSSVHDLLNWTDILYFLDFFLLAAVIKHRPPFLKENESYTTGSKRVYYLLAFAITFFNFAISEAERPQLLTRTFDREILVKNIGTYQYHIYDVLLQTKSSAQRAFADGRKLVDIENYVHSKQTEPDKELFGRYKGRNVIYISMESLQTFPIGSTINGQAVTPFLNDFIKESYYFDNFYHQTGQGKTSDAEFITENSLYPIGRGAVYFTNSQNTFRATPRILKNEGYYSAVFHANDRTFWNRDIMYDNFGYDEFFDVSSYTVNEENSVNWGLKDIDFFKQSMPMLKSLPEPFYAKFITLTNHFPFTLDDEDMMVDLYDSDSRTLNRYFPAVRYMDEALKLFVQDLKESGLYDRTVIVLYGDHYGISENHNAEMAEYLGTDLTPFQSTQLQRVPLIIHLPGQKEGQTISSVAAQIDLRPTVLHLLGIDTSDHIQFGEDLFSPSRENMAILRDGSFITDDIVYTKETCYSKVTENPIDNSDCELYAEKAKMELDYSDRIIYGDLLRFYDND, via the coding sequence ATGATGAGGATGGATAGATTATTTAAGCCGCGCAAGATATCTCTTATTATGCTTGCGATTTTATTGCTTTGGCTGAAAACGTATATCGTCTACAAGACCAGCTTCGATATGAAGATTGAAAATTGGCGGCAGGAATTCATTCTGTTTATCAACCCCCTCAGCTTCCTCATGCTTATCTTTGGGATTGCTCTGTTTTTGAACCGCCGCAGGAATCAATATATCTTGCTGACAAGCTTTCTTTTATCCTTTATCTTATTTGCTAACATCGTATTTTTTCGCTTCTTCAATGACTTTTTAACCCTCCCTGTACTTTTCCAAACAAGCAATATGAGCGATCTCGGTTCAAGTGTCCATGACTTGTTAAATTGGACAGATATTCTCTATTTCCTGGATTTTTTTCTATTGGCAGCGGTTATTAAGCATCGGCCTCCTTTTCTAAAAGAGAATGAGTCATATACGACAGGAAGCAAACGTGTGTATTATTTATTGGCGTTTGCCATCACCTTTTTTAATTTTGCTATTTCTGAAGCAGAGCGTCCGCAGCTGTTAACGAGAACGTTTGACAGGGAAATCCTCGTCAAAAATATCGGGACCTATCAGTACCATATATATGATGTGCTTTTGCAGACAAAATCCTCAGCCCAGCGAGCGTTCGCTGATGGTCGAAAGCTCGTTGATATAGAAAATTATGTGCACTCTAAGCAAACGGAGCCTGATAAAGAGCTTTTTGGCCGCTATAAGGGGAGGAATGTCATCTATATATCGATGGAATCATTGCAGACCTTTCCAATTGGTTCAACCATTAACGGACAAGCTGTAACTCCTTTTCTAAATGACTTCATTAAGGAAAGCTATTATTTTGATAATTTTTATCATCAAACCGGTCAGGGAAAAACCTCCGATGCCGAATTCATTACCGAAAATTCCTTATACCCTATTGGGAGGGGGGCGGTGTATTTCACGAATTCCCAAAACACCTTCAGGGCTACACCAAGGATTTTGAAGAATGAAGGATATTATTCCGCCGTCTTCCATGCAAACGATCGAACCTTCTGGAACCGGGATATCATGTATGATAACTTTGGTTACGATGAGTTCTTTGATGTCTCTTCCTATACGGTCAATGAAGAAAATTCCGTTAATTGGGGACTAAAGGATATCGATTTTTTTAAACAATCTATGCCGATGCTTAAAAGTCTCCCAGAGCCCTTTTATGCTAAATTCATCACGCTGACCAATCATTTTCCATTCACGCTTGATGATGAGGATATGATGGTTGACTTATATGATTCGGACAGCAGAACATTAAACCGTTATTTTCCTGCCGTTCGCTATATGGATGAAGCCCTAAAGCTATTCGTTCAGGATTTGAAGGAATCCGGTTTATATGACAGAACCGTTATTGTCCTATATGGGGACCACTATGGCATATCAGAAAACCATAATGCCGAGATGGCTGAGTATTTAGGAACCGATCTCACCCCTTTCCAATCGACACAATTACAGCGCGTACCGCTGATCATTCACCTGCCGGGCCAAAAGGAGGGGCAGACCATATCAAGTGTTGCCGCCCAAATTGACCTTAGGCCAACAGTTCTGCATCTGCTCGGAATTGATACATCAGACCATATTCAATTCGGTGAGGACCTATTCTCGCCAAGCCGGGAGAATATGGCCATTCTTCGGGATGGAAGCTTTATTACTGATGATATTGTATACACGAAAGAAACCTGCTACAGCAAGGTGACAGAAAACCCGATTGACAATAGCGACTGTGAGCTTTATGCAGAGAAAGCGAAGATGGAGCTTGATTACTCTGACCGAATCATCTATGGCGATCTGCTCCGGTTTTATGATAATGATTAA
- a CDS encoding M14 family metallopeptidase produces MKVIINEEELLSRIAVLFTLPISVLVESNPHIASNQLSPGDEIIIPGYWTRMERMPKEEVLPPLYRERIQFINQNQRNLPGSIVKVPVKIKHRIVDTAEPYPSAKYMNDIDVLQTIFPFMKVNKIGSSALGKEIMEIRVGIGKKKVHMNASLHANEWITSLVLMEWFNEYLVALTNGMRIGHCSALELFQECDLSIVGMANPDGVDLVIDGPPKEIASSCLDMNNGNDDYHGWKADITGVDLNRQFPANWDRMKERYPAGPGPRDYPGERPLTQKEAIALAELVRREDFDRVIALHTQGHEFYWGYNGDEPQLSAIMAREFAQKTTYAPVQYVDSHAGFKDWFIQEYKRPGFTLELGKGVNPLPLSQFKAIYEETKHLLNASMYL; encoded by the coding sequence GTGAAAGTAATTATTAATGAAGAAGAACTATTATCAAGAATTGCTGTGCTGTTTACTCTCCCAATCTCAGTCTTGGTCGAGAGTAACCCGCATATCGCAAGCAATCAGCTATCTCCAGGTGATGAGATTATCATCCCGGGATATTGGACAAGAATGGAACGGATGCCAAAGGAAGAAGTTCTGCCCCCTCTCTATAGAGAGCGTATCCAATTCATTAATCAAAATCAACGAAACCTTCCGGGCAGTATAGTTAAGGTCCCGGTTAAGATAAAGCATCGAATTGTCGATACGGCCGAACCGTATCCCTCAGCCAAATATATGAATGATATTGACGTTTTACAAACGATTTTCCCCTTTATGAAAGTGAACAAAATCGGAAGCTCTGCCCTTGGAAAAGAAATCATGGAGATACGTGTCGGAATCGGGAAAAAGAAGGTTCATATGAACGCCTCTCTTCATGCCAATGAATGGATCACAAGCCTTGTATTAATGGAATGGTTTAATGAATACCTTGTGGCTCTCACGAACGGAATGAGAATAGGGCATTGCAGCGCCCTGGAATTATTTCAAGAATGTGATTTATCGATAGTCGGGATGGCTAACCCTGATGGAGTGGACCTTGTCATTGATGGGCCTCCTAAAGAGATTGCGAGCTCTTGTTTGGATATGAATAATGGGAATGACGATTACCATGGCTGGAAGGCTGATATTACAGGAGTCGACTTAAACCGGCAATTCCCCGCAAATTGGGATAGGATGAAAGAGAGATACCCTGCGGGACCAGGCCCAAGGGATTATCCAGGAGAGAGGCCTCTTACACAGAAAGAAGCGATTGCGCTGGCAGAGCTTGTGAGAAGAGAGGATTTTGATCGGGTGATTGCTTTACATACACAAGGACATGAATTTTACTGGGGGTATAATGGCGATGAGCCGCAGCTGTCTGCTATTATGGCAAGAGAGTTTGCTCAGAAAACCACCTATGCCCCCGTCCAGTATGTAGACAGCCATGCAGGCTTTAAGGATTGGTTCATTCAAGAATACAAGAGACCGGGCTTTACCCTTGAACTCGGCAAGGGGGTCAACCCGCTGCCCTTATCTCAATTCAAAGCTATTTATGAGGAGACGAAGCATTTGTTGAATGCGTCGATGTATTTATAA
- a CDS encoding YqgU-like beta propeller domain-containing protein, giving the protein MKEGKYGPSYDRIIRICSIILFLLTSFLLVSCTKDEKNHIDTVDTRERDNKPLMKVTEEELIETAGWLSQDEILTIEQDDEGQAVYLHQFNEKEPTELFRTSDAIMSADASTSGEYVAITHSNKSDSATLLIISRDGKKVLSREVISSYVLFEWDNTIDYQERLLVMALKEDWSYDSLLINAETTEETQLSLPKPFIQWIDDEYIAYIGDATETGETVHQYDLEMEEDKVIHEDAVGVFSKYGKTIIATVNEGKSSMILKVYTDGDFGRPVQEIEIPAIAHEEEYLMPYMDVPEDSDSIFILAPLTGEASSLFELFKWDLRSNERERIIDRINNEPIACNADGTYCLYGHLLDSIIDLREKTIEKFSQAEIM; this is encoded by the coding sequence GTGAAAGAGGGAAAATATGGACCGTCTTATGACCGAATTATTCGCATTTGTAGCATTATCCTCTTCCTTTTGACAAGTTTTCTGCTAGTTTCCTGTACAAAGGATGAAAAGAATCATATTGATACCGTCGATACTAGGGAGAGGGATAATAAGCCATTAATGAAGGTGACTGAAGAAGAATTAATTGAAACAGCGGGCTGGCTTTCTCAGGATGAGATCCTCACTATAGAGCAAGACGATGAGGGACAAGCCGTATATCTCCATCAATTCAATGAAAAAGAGCCGACTGAGCTTTTTCGTACTTCGGATGCCATTATGTCTGCTGATGCCAGCACAAGTGGCGAGTATGTGGCCATCACGCACTCTAACAAATCCGATTCTGCCACACTGCTTATCATCAGCCGTGACGGTAAGAAGGTGCTGAGCCGAGAGGTTATATCCTCCTATGTGCTGTTTGAGTGGGACAATACGATAGACTATCAGGAGCGGTTGTTAGTGATGGCACTGAAGGAGGATTGGAGCTATGACAGTCTGCTCATCAATGCCGAAACAACAGAAGAAACACAGTTGAGCTTACCAAAACCGTTCATCCAATGGATTGATGACGAATATATTGCCTATATTGGAGATGCCACCGAAACGGGAGAGACTGTTCATCAATATGACTTGGAGATGGAAGAGGATAAGGTCATTCATGAAGATGCGGTGGGGGTCTTTAGCAAATATGGAAAGACAATCATCGCTACGGTGAATGAAGGGAAGTCCTCCATGATACTTAAGGTCTATACAGATGGTGATTTTGGAAGACCAGTACAGGAAATCGAGATACCCGCAATCGCGCATGAAGAGGAATATTTGATGCCTTATATGGATGTGCCAGAGGATAGCGACAGTATCTTTATCCTTGCGCCGCTCACCGGGGAGGCTTCATCACTCTTTGAGCTATTCAAGTGGGATTTACGGTCAAATGAGCGTGAGAGAATAATTGACCGGATTAATAATGAGCCGATTGCATGCAATGCGGACGGAACGTATTGCTTATATGGCCATTTGCTAGATTCTATAATTGATTTAAGAGAAAAGACAATCGAGAAATTTTCACAGGCTGAAATTATGTAA
- a CDS encoding DUF2759 domain-containing protein, which translates to MGLVIIFGLAAILGIFALISAFKNKNFLGVLFALGTVAVFGWFSVMTVLNNGYPTGH; encoded by the coding sequence ATGGGACTAGTGATTATCTTTGGTTTAGCCGCGATTTTGGGCATCTTCGCCTTGATCAGTGCATTTAAAAACAAGAACTTTCTCGGCGTCTTATTTGCCCTCGGGACTGTAGCTGTATTTGGCTGGTTCTCCGTGATGACCGTACTGAATAACGGCTACCCTACCGGACATTAA
- a CDS encoding MBL fold metallo-hydrolase, producing the protein MKKIWKRVPLGPLQTNCYLYAKENGECLIFDPGEEAQKLIGIIRDKGWKPAAILLTHAHFDHIGAVDAVRETFDIPVYLHKKEADWLSNPALNGSQYFQMGPIQAKEADELITEEGMMEIGGFTFEILHTPGHSPGSISFYDRDERIVFSGDALFRGSIGRTDLPGGSHEQLLSSIKTKLMKLPSDTLCLSGHGPETILEDEMNHNPFLQ; encoded by the coding sequence TTGAAAAAAATATGGAAACGAGTGCCGCTTGGCCCTCTGCAAACAAATTGCTATTTATATGCAAAAGAAAATGGAGAATGCTTGATTTTTGATCCTGGTGAGGAAGCACAGAAGCTAATCGGCATTATCCGCGATAAAGGATGGAAACCGGCAGCAATCTTGCTGACCCATGCCCATTTTGATCATATTGGAGCAGTGGATGCTGTTAGGGAAACCTTTGATATACCTGTATATCTTCATAAGAAAGAAGCGGATTGGCTCAGTAATCCTGCCTTGAATGGTTCGCAATATTTCCAAATGGGGCCGATTCAAGCGAAGGAAGCAGATGAGCTGATTACAGAAGAAGGCATGATGGAAATCGGCGGCTTCACATTTGAGATACTTCACACACCAGGTCATTCACCTGGAAGCATCTCATTTTATGATAGGGATGAGAGAATTGTTTTCTCAGGGGATGCCTTATTCCGCGGAAGCATTGGCCGCACTGACTTGCCAGGCGGCTCTCATGAACAGCTATTGAGCAGCATTAAGACCAAGCTTATGAAGCTGCCATCAGATACGCTTTGTCTCTCGGGTCACGGACCGGAAACAATCCTTGAAGATGAGATGAACCATAACCCATTTTTGCAATAG
- a CDS encoding class I SAM-dependent methyltransferase, whose product MKEMILEKIRQNPEAFMPYHQYIELALYHPKGGYYMREQTKIGREGDFYTTPAMAPVFGKFLGKWLCRSLKKAGLPPVICELGGGGGQMAFNVLKGFAEEDKEFSRGLVYYVIEASPYHQKSIKHLTSHDSRVQILSALEYLPSIEGIIFSNEFFDAFPVDVAVKQDGEWKEAGITFAGDELKETVRDISDVASRQLIQEWDVPSYMNRIEVPLQMMEAYETIIEKLRRGYLLTIDYGMDRDEWFSPIRKEGTLRAYRNHQLLESILDAPGEADITFTVPFGLLRGRGAQMGCREEFWGGQAEFLIEGGILEELIPHADSDPFSQASKHNRQIRQLIMGESISDYFRVLWQSKNIR is encoded by the coding sequence ATGAAGGAGATGATTTTGGAGAAGATTCGGCAGAATCCTGAAGCGTTTATGCCCTATCATCAGTATATTGAATTGGCTCTCTATCATCCCAAAGGGGGATATTATATGCGAGAGCAAACAAAAATTGGGCGTGAGGGTGATTTTTATACAACTCCCGCAATGGCGCCTGTATTTGGAAAATTTCTCGGGAAATGGTTATGCCGCAGCCTGAAGAAGGCAGGGCTTCCGCCAGTCATTTGCGAGCTTGGCGGCGGGGGCGGCCAAATGGCTTTCAATGTGCTAAAGGGCTTTGCCGAGGAAGATAAAGAATTCTCTAGGGGACTCGTATACTATGTTATTGAAGCGAGCCCTTATCATCAAAAGAGCATCAAGCATCTCACCAGTCATGACTCAAGGGTACAGATTCTTTCTGCTCTAGAGTACCTTCCCTCCATTGAAGGCATTATTTTTTCGAACGAGTTCTTTGATGCCTTTCCAGTCGATGTGGCTGTGAAACAGGACGGGGAGTGGAAGGAAGCCGGCATTACCTTTGCCGGTGATGAGTTGAAAGAAACGGTCAGGGATATCAGTGATGTAGCCAGCAGGCAGCTCATCCAAGAATGGGATGTTCCTTCTTATATGAATCGAATCGAGGTTCCGCTTCAAATGATGGAAGCCTATGAGACAATCATTGAAAAACTAAGGCGTGGATATCTGCTAACGATTGATTATGGCATGGATCGAGATGAATGGTTTAGTCCAATCCGGAAAGAAGGGACCCTTAGGGCATACCGAAATCATCAGTTATTAGAATCGATTTTAGACGCTCCTGGAGAGGCGGATATCACGTTTACTGTTCCCTTTGGTCTTTTGAGAGGTCGGGGAGCACAAATGGGCTGCCGCGAAGAGTTTTGGGGCGGCCAGGCGGAATTTCTGATTGAGGGGGGCATCCTAGAAGAGCTCATTCCTCACGCCGATTCAGATCCTTTTTCACAAGCCTCCAAGCATAACCGGCAAATTCGCCAACTGATTATGGGGGAGTCAATCAGTGATTATTTTCGGGTATTGTGGCAGTCCAAGAACATACGATAA
- a CDS encoding TetR/AcrR family transcriptional regulator, protein MASPNKREDILSAALILFSERGYDGTTIPMIAERANVGAGTIYRYFENKEYMVNILFQECLLDFSESMKKVDLTATMNLKEKFYLLFNQMITFAKAKPEQLNFFDTHCTGYYLDDKSKKLLGEYLDFLTSFIEEGKKSGVIQDLPSDALISIIYGAFSHLFKLIHAGLIEESPHLLESLVDCCWNAIKIH, encoded by the coding sequence ATGGCTAGTCCAAATAAACGTGAAGATATTTTATCTGCAGCACTCATTCTTTTTTCGGAAAGAGGCTATGACGGAACGACGATTCCGATGATAGCAGAGCGAGCTAATGTCGGCGCTGGTACAATCTACCGTTATTTCGAGAATAAGGAATATATGGTCAATATTCTGTTTCAAGAGTGTTTGCTAGATTTTTCAGAGAGCATGAAAAAAGTTGACCTGACTGCGACTATGAACTTAAAAGAGAAATTTTATTTGCTCTTTAATCAAATGATTACTTTTGCAAAAGCCAAACCTGAACAGCTAAACTTTTTCGATACACACTGTACAGGATATTATTTGGATGATAAGAGTAAAAAGTTGTTGGGTGAATATCTTGATTTTCTAACATCATTTATTGAAGAAGGGAAAAAGTCAGGTGTTATTCAGGATTTACCATCAGATGCATTAATCTCAATCATCTACGGGGCATTCTCTCATTTATTCAAATTAATCCATGCAGGATTAATTGAAGAGAGTCCGCATTTACTGGAAAGTTTGGTGGACTGCTGCTGGAATGCGATTAAAATACATTGA